In Poecile atricapillus isolate bPoeAtr1 chromosome 1, bPoeAtr1.hap1, whole genome shotgun sequence, the sequence AGGTTCTGCAGGTCTGGGAACCTTTACCCTGCTTTGAAGGGCTCTTGAGCCCAAAGCAGGTGTGGGCAGGGCTGACCCAGcccagccaagggcagggagggtcctgcctgcagcccctggccagTCAAGGACAGttctgctcctctgcctcttccaggggctccaggagagctggagagagacaattgccaagggctgcaggaattgccaggagccagggaatggctgccagtggcagagggcagggctggatcttgggatcttgggcaggaattgttccctggcagggtgggcaggggctgggatggaattgccagagcagctggggctgcccctggatccctggcagtgcccaaggccaggctggacattgggagcagctgggacagtgggaggtggccCTGCCATGGATGGGGGAGTGGAAAGAGATGAGGTTTGACATCTcctccaatccaaaccatttgTAATTTTATGATCTTTGCTCCCCCCAGGCCAATTCCCACATTTAGAGATCCCATAGCTGCCACCACCCCCAGGACACTTCCCCCTCCTCAGAAGTATTTCACATCAGTCCAACAAGGCTGATCCAGAGCAAGAGTTTATTATCCAAGCCACCCTTCAGGGAGTCCCAACTGACTCATGGAAAGACTCCACAAGTGCAAAGCTTTTAGGTATGCTTTACTGGCAGGTCCCAGCAGACAGGTGATTGCTTCTCCTAAAACCTGTGTGAAAATCACCAGGTTTACATTCCCTATTTATTCCTTAGAATATTATATTTGTGTAGGATTGCACAATTAGtttcatgcatttttatttcttgtccCCTCCCATCCCCTCTGGGTAAGTCATCGGCTCCCTCTCTGGGCACGCACAGCTCGCTCTGGTGCTCACTGGGTGGATTTCAGAGCTGAGGGCTGGAAACTCCTCATCACATTGAACCCTTCACCTTTCTGCCTCAGTGTTGTCGCACTCTGGTCCCGGCTGAaagtgcaggagcagctctgtgcagctcgGGGGTCTGAGGGCTCCCCTTGTCTCGGCATTCTgctttcccagccctgtgtgtTTCTGTTGGTTCCTCTCCTTATCCAGAGAGGACGAGGAGCTTACATTCCTGCATGTTCTTGTGACCACAGCAAGGGATGATAAAAGGTTACAGACAGTGTGTGATTTCTGTTGTGCTTAACATATTCTAAAAAGCTATAAACATTTTCAGGTTAACTATATCCTTAATCAATTAAATTCTAAAGCCTGTAAAGCCCGTGTCTCACAGCTGCCCAAAGGAGCAGacaccagagctctgccaggccAGCACACGGCCGTGGGGTGGGCACAGATGTGCAGGCACCCCCACATCAGAGCAGAgactgctctgctcttccctcaGAGGCAAGAaaatccctgctctgctcagcgGCCCAGAGGTGGTGCCAAGGTCCAGCAACACAATTTATGCTGAGCGCTGGGACGCACAGACAGAGTAACTTGTGCCGGCTCCTCTTGCAGGGCAGCTGGAGCAGTCCGGGCCATGTCCCTTCACAGAGGGGTCACAGGGACCCCCATCTGggcaccccacagccccccagcccctcggggagcagcagcagggccaggggcagcaggagcagcacagaccCCGGCAGGGCACGCACGGCGCCGTCGCTCTCCGGAGCCACGCTGTCCCCCCGAGCAGGGGAGCATCTCTTTCTCCAAGCGAAGTGTTTGGCCACGGCCACGTTGGGGTTCCCCTGGGCGGGGTCGAACCACATCTGGATGCAGCGCCCGCTGCCCCGGCGCTCGCCGCTGTATTTGAAGGAGTTGGACCAGATCTTCTCGCACAGGTCTTTGGGTCGGGGGAAGACCTCGCTGAAGGGTCTGCACATGGAGCCCCAGGGGCAGCGGTTCGttcctgggcacagagcacGGGGGAGCTCAGTCAGGGCACTGGGACAGCCCttccctcctgtccttcccctgGGAGGAACAGGTCACCTGCCCACTGCCCATGGCCACACCTGAGCTGGGCGCTGGGGGCTTGGCCACCCAGAGGAGTGACAGACCCCTGGGGTGCTGGcagaggtgacactgccagAAACCTGcctgtggggagaggagaggcacCCAGAGCACACCGACCTGTTGCCCAGTTCCAGCCCTTGTGCCAGTTCTCTTTGCAGGTGACGGCGTCCCTGCAGTCCTCCCACCACTCCTCGCagtcctccctgcagagggGCACGTGCAGAATCCTCTCCCGACGCCAGCTGCTGTCAGCCTGCAGGACACAGGAACAGTGGCACACGTCATGCTGGGGAGTCTCGTGAGTCAGGGGTGAGATTTGGCACATCCCagatccccccagcccctcccatgGGGGTGCACAGCTGATCCCAGAGGAGTTCCAGCCTCAGCAGAGATGTGTCTTGACACAAGGAGTTCCTCCATTAGTCAGAGGCCAGAAAAATCCTTGGAATCTCTCTACCCTGTGGGAAAAGTTGAGACACCCTCGATATTGATGGGAAATcattccctggcagggtgggcaggccctggcacagctggggctgcccctggatccctggcagtgcccaaggccaggctggacattgggagcacctgggacagtgggaggtgtccctgccatggctggggttgGATCAGGACGAGTTTTGAtttcccttccaagccaaacagTTTCATGACTCCTGGATCTGGTGCTACCTTCTCAATCCAGGGCCCCAGGTTGGGTGAGCACTCGTACAGGCACGTGTCCTGGATGAAGTGGCGCTTGCATTTGGGTGGCATCACCCCGCAGTGGTTCCAGTTGAAGTTGTAGAGGTAGGACTGGTCCTTGTGGGCCTCTGAGCTGGTGTTGGCCGTGCAGCAGGCGTTGTCCTTCCAGGGGGAGCACTGCAACAGGGgacaggctgctgcagctggccaggagcagctccaggaggacAGAGCCCACGGCAAGGAGCCTGCGGCACCCAGAGCGTTTTACCTTCCCCACCAAACTCTGGGTCACTCTGGGCTTAGGAGCTGGGCCCTGCAgcaaggcagggctggaggaagagcagagcagatcCTCAGCAGGAGTTAGTGTCAGCCCAAGGAACAGAAACAAAGCCCCCCTTCCTCCAccgaggggctggggcagagcgaGAAGGCTCTCCCACCCTGAGAGGGAGCAGATGAGGGTCTCTCCCCACATCCTCTCccttgctgtgctctgggggTCCTGAGCTCCAGGAGGGGGTTAGAGAGGGGTGACACTGAGCTGACAAATCCCCACTGTCACTCACTGGCCACTCGCTGAAGGAAGGCAGCAAACAAACAGATCTCGCAGCCAGCGCGGCTTTATCCCTCCGGCAAGTGGTGGCcaagcccagagcagccccgagtgtgtggggagggggcacagggCCAGGCTGTCCCACCCTGTGACACCCAgggccaccagcagctcctACCTGCTCAAACAGCTTCCCCTCGGGGCCGGGCTCGCTTTTGTGGTGTTTGGCATCCATGCAGACGTTCAGCAGCGGGTCCTTCACTGGTGCCACGGCATTGGCAGccggcagtgccagcagtgccagcagtgccagcagtgccagcctcaCTGCCTGCCCCACTGCCTGCCCCACTGCCATCCCAGGAATGGGGCTGTGCAgacaggggacagcacaggggacacagatatacagaggggacagcacaggacaggtgacacaggtgtgcagaggggacagcacaggacGGGTGACACAGATATagaggggacagcacaggggaggggacacaggtgtgcagagaggggacagcacaggggaggtgacagagctgtgcagaggggacagcacaggacGGGTGACACAGATATagaggggacagcacaggacaggtgacacaggtgtgcagagaggggacagagctgtgcagaggggacagcacaggacGGGTGACACAGATATagaggggacagcacaggggaggtgacagagctgtgcagaggggacagcacaggacGGGTGACACAGATATagaggggacagcac encodes:
- the LOC131588427 gene encoding folate receptor alpha-like isoform X2, whose amino-acid sequence is MKSRKPEARCSPWKDNACCTANTSSEAHKDQSYLYNFNWNHCGVMPPKCKRHFIQDTCLYECSPNLGPWIEKADSSWRRERILHVPLCREDCEEWWEDCRDAVTCKENWHKGWNWATGTNRCPWGSMCRPFSEVFPRPKDLCEKIWSNSFKYSGERRGSGRCIQMWFDPAQGNPNVAVAKHFAWRKRCSPARGDSVAPESDGAVRALPGSVLLLLPLALLLLPEGLGGCGVPRWGSL
- the LOC131588427 gene encoding folate receptor gamma-like isoform X1; this encodes MAVGQAVGQAVRLALLALLALLALPAANAVAPVKDPLLNVCMDAKHHKSEPGPEGKLFEQCSPWKDNACCTANTSSEAHKDQSYLYNFNWNHCGVMPPKCKRHFIQDTCLYECSPNLGPWIEKADSSWRRERILHVPLCREDCEEWWEDCRDAVTCKENWHKGWNWATGTNRCPWGSMCRPFSEVFPRPKDLCEKIWSNSFKYSGERRGSGRCIQMWFDPAQGNPNVAVAKHFAWRKRCSPARGDSVAPESDGAVRALPGSVLLLLPLALLLLPEGLGGCGVPRWGSL